The genomic DNA CTTCCACGCCTATCAAGCTGGATTAAGGGGTCCGGTGAGCCGAAGAAGGGCTCGGGGCAGGAGTGTTCATGAACCAGGACAAGATCCAGGGCTTCCTCCAGGAGCTTCCGCGTATGCGTGGCGACCTGCCGTTTTCGCCGGAAATCCTGCGCCAATTGTTCTTCCAGACCGGCGAGGGCTGCCTGGCTTCTCTTGAGGCCGTGGGCGAGACCCTGAGCAGGGATCAGGGGTTGACCGCCCGCATCCTTAGGCTGGCCAATTCCGCCTATTACGGTCTTCAAGCCGAAATTCAGACGGTATCGCGCGCCGCTGCGGTGCTGGGCATGTCCGAGATTCGCAATATTGTCCTTGCGCTGGGCATCGACGGGCTGACCAAGCGGTACAGCCTGCCCGAGGATTTCGACCTTGGGAGATACTGGGCCCATCAGTTCATGGTGGCCATGGTGGCCAAGGAGTTGTCCGACATGACCGATGTGGGCAAGCCGGACAGCCTTTTCACTTCCGGGCTGCTTCACGATTTCGGCAAGCTGATAACCGCCTTGAAACGGCCCGACGACTGGGCCGCCATCCGTGAGCTTGCCGAGAACGAGATGCTGTCCGACAGCGACGCCGAGGAGGAGTACTGGGGCCTGGACCATGCGGTCATCGGCGCGCTGGTGCTGCGTTCCTGGGATTTGCCCGCCGTGCTGGTGGAGCCGGTCAATTGGCATCACTCGCCTGATCTGTCCCCGGCGCATTCCAACGAGTCCAACGTGGTTTGTTTGGCCGATTGCGTGGTTCATGCCGTGGGCGAGCCCGAAGGGCCGTACGTGGAGCGTTTGGACGAACTCTGCCAGGCCGTGGAAGTGGACATGGACGATCTTCTGGAAGTCGCCGAGGAACTGGCTGACTCGGACGATGTCGAACAATTCGTTAACGTGTTTTTCTGAACATAGGGATCATCATATTGCCTTGCATTTGGAAGCCCCGAAATGAGGGGACCGCTCCGTCGTCAACGGCGGCCATGGCCGAGGAATTGAACGTTTCGCCGCTTATTGTGGAGATTCTCTGGAATCGGGGTTTGTCCGACGTGGACGAGATGGACCGCTTTTTGAGCCCGTTGCTTCGGCACATGGCCAACCCCGCCGAGGTGCCCGGCCTGACCGAGGCCGCCGAGACCCTGGCCCGTGGCCTTGACGAGGGCCGCAAGCTGGCCGTCTGGGGCGATTACGACGTGGACGGCATCACGGCCACGGCGGTAATCAAGGAGTTTTTCGCCATGCGCGGCATGGAGGTCATGCACCACCTGCCAAACCGCATGGAGGAAGGATACGGCATGAATGTTCCCGGCGTGGAGCATCTCCACGAGCAGGGCGCGACCATGTTGCTGACAGTGGACTGCGGCATCACGGACAGCGCGCCCGTGGCCCGGGCCAGGGAGCTGGGCATGACCGTGGTGGTCACGGACCATCACCTGCCCGGCGAGACCCTGCCCGAAGCCCATGCGGTGTGCGATCCGCGCCTCGCGGAAGGCGGGCCATGCGACGATCTGGCCGGGGTGGGCGTGGCCTTCATGCTCGTCGTGGCCCTGAACCGGCTCCTGCCGGGCGATCCCGTGGACGTGCGTCCGCTGCTCGACCTTGTGGCGTTGGGGACCATCGCCGACATCGTCAAGCTGACCGGCCAGAACCGTATTTTGGTCAAGAACGGGCTGCTGGTCATCAAGGAGGCCAAACGGCCCGGCATGGCCGCTCTCAAGGTGGTCAGCGATTACGACCGCCGCGCCGAGTTGGGGGCTGGGCAGATAGGGTTCCACCTTGCCCCGCGGATCAATGCCGCCGGACGCATGGGCGATCCCGAGAAGGCGTTGCGCCTGCTGCTCGCCAAGGATTTCGATTCGGCCATGCCCATCGCCGAGGAGCTCAACGCCATCAATATGGAACGCCGCCGCCAGGAGCAGGAGATTTCCGAGCAGGCCTTCGAGCAGGCCGAGTCCATGCGCCACATGGCCGGACTGGTCCTGCACGCGGACCATTGGCATCCGGGAATCATAGGCATCGTGGCTTCGCGGGTGGTCGAGAAATACTACCGGCCCACGCTGCTGCTCTGCACGCCCGAGTCCTCGGGAGGACTGCTCAAGGGGTCCGGCCGGAGCATCTCCGAGTTCAATCTTTACGACGGGCTGGCCGACGTGGCCGACGTGCTGGAAGGATTCGGAGGACACTCCCAGGCCGCGGGCGTCTCCCTCAAGCCGGAGAATCTCAAGGCCCTGCGCGAGCGGTTCAACGATCGGGTCATCGAGAAGCTCGGTCCCAAGCCGCTTACGCCCACGCTCAAGCTCGACCATGAGCTGGCCTTTTCCAACATCAACAACACCTTGCTTAAGGAACTGGAGATGCTTCAGCCCTACGGCATGGGCAATCCCGAGCCGGTCTTCGCCACCAAGCCGGTGCGTGTGGCCGAACACGCCCTGTTCGGCAGGGAGGGAGAGCACGTCAAGTTGGTCCTGGAGGACACCGAGACCGGTACCAAGTTGCCCGGTAAGGCATGGCGCATGGCCGATACCCTGACCCGCGCGGTTCACGGCCG from Pseudodesulfovibrio thermohalotolerans includes the following:
- a CDS encoding HDOD domain-containing protein, which produces MNQDKIQGFLQELPRMRGDLPFSPEILRQLFFQTGEGCLASLEAVGETLSRDQGLTARILRLANSAYYGLQAEIQTVSRAAAVLGMSEIRNIVLALGIDGLTKRYSLPEDFDLGRYWAHQFMVAMVAKELSDMTDVGKPDSLFTSGLLHDFGKLITALKRPDDWAAIRELAENEMLSDSDAEEEYWGLDHAVIGALVLRSWDLPAVLVEPVNWHHSPDLSPAHSNESNVVCLADCVVHAVGEPEGPYVERLDELCQAVEVDMDDLLEVAEELADSDDVEQFVNVFF
- the recJ gene encoding single-stranded-DNA-specific exonuclease RecJ, whose product is MAEELNVSPLIVEILWNRGLSDVDEMDRFLSPLLRHMANPAEVPGLTEAAETLARGLDEGRKLAVWGDYDVDGITATAVIKEFFAMRGMEVMHHLPNRMEEGYGMNVPGVEHLHEQGATMLLTVDCGITDSAPVARARELGMTVVVTDHHLPGETLPEAHAVCDPRLAEGGPCDDLAGVGVAFMLVVALNRLLPGDPVDVRPLLDLVALGTIADIVKLTGQNRILVKNGLLVIKEAKRPGMAALKVVSDYDRRAELGAGQIGFHLAPRINAAGRMGDPEKALRLLLAKDFDSAMPIAEELNAINMERRRQEQEISEQAFEQAESMRHMAGLVLHADHWHPGIIGIVASRVVEKYYRPTLLLCTPESSGGLLKGSGRSISEFNLYDGLADVADVLEGFGGHSQAAGVSLKPENLKALRERFNDRVIEKLGPKPLTPTLKLDHELAFSNINNTLLKELEMLQPYGMGNPEPVFATKPVRVAEHALFGREGEHVKLVLEDTETGTKLPGKAWRMADTLTRAVHGRTMRFAFTPKIDRFRGIPTIDLRIRDWVF